The following are encoded in a window of Mycolicibacterium tusciae JS617 genomic DNA:
- the rho gene encoding transcription termination factor Rho yields the protein MTETDLITAGGSSENEQLPSPVNSDISTPAADEASKSTPTAETAPTADVASGNRAGSLSTMVLPELRALAKQIGVEGASGMRKGELVTAIRERRGEANGAKTKAPADSGAADTPPATDAAPASDAAAETGEQTDQQQRPRRERRGASRQTGAPGGADQPAQGGGQETKAVAEEQPAKQQRGKSEDKSDGDEQQGGQQNRNNQNNRNNQNDNRNNQNDNRNNQNDDDDGDGRGGRRGRRFRDRRRRERGGEGGGGQDRDTELREDDVVQPVAGILDVLDNYAFVRTSGYLAGPNDVYVSMNMVRKNGLRRGDAVTGAVRVAKEGEGGGQNPRQKFSPLVRLDTVNGGPVEDAKNRDEFTKLTPLYPNQRLRLETTSEKLTTRLIDLIMPIGKGQRALIVSPPKAGKTTIMQDIANAITKNNPECHLMVVLVDERPEEVTDMQRSVKGEVIASTFDRPPSDHTQAAELAIERAKRLVEQGKDVVVLLDSITRLGRAYNNASPASGRILSGGVDSTALYPPKRFLGAARNIEFGGSLTIIATAMVETGSTGDTVIFEEFKGTGNAELKLDRKIAERRVFPAVDVNPSGTRKDELLLSADEFAVVHKLRRVLSGLDPHQAIDLLMSQLRKTKNNYEFLVQVSKNTPGGNDND from the coding sequence GTGACCGAAACGGACCTGATCACGGCTGGCGGTAGCAGCGAAAACGAACAGCTGCCCAGCCCCGTGAATTCAGACATCTCGACTCCCGCGGCTGACGAAGCGTCCAAGAGCACGCCCACCGCGGAAACCGCGCCGACCGCCGACGTAGCGTCCGGCAATCGTGCGGGCTCACTGTCGACCATGGTGCTGCCCGAGCTACGGGCACTCGCCAAGCAAATCGGGGTCGAGGGTGCCTCCGGAATGCGCAAGGGCGAACTGGTCACCGCTATCCGTGAGCGTCGTGGCGAAGCCAACGGCGCAAAAACGAAAGCGCCCGCCGACTCCGGCGCTGCTGACACCCCACCGGCCACCGACGCGGCGCCTGCCTCCGACGCGGCGGCCGAGACCGGCGAGCAGACCGACCAGCAACAGCGCCCACGCCGCGAGCGTCGTGGCGCCTCCCGTCAGACGGGTGCCCCAGGTGGCGCCGATCAGCCCGCACAGGGCGGTGGCCAGGAGACCAAGGCGGTCGCCGAGGAGCAACCCGCCAAGCAGCAGCGCGGCAAGTCCGAGGACAAGTCCGACGGTGACGAGCAGCAGGGCGGTCAGCAGAACCGCAACAACCAGAACAATCGCAACAACCAGAACGACAATCGCAACAACCAGAACGACAATCGGAACAACCAGAACGACGACGATGACGGCGACGGTCGTGGCGGTCGCCGGGGTCGCCGGTTCCGCGACCGCAGGCGCCGTGAGCGCGGCGGCGAGGGTGGCGGCGGTCAAGACCGCGACACCGAGTTGCGCGAGGACGATGTCGTGCAGCCCGTGGCGGGAATCCTCGACGTGCTGGACAACTATGCGTTCGTCCGCACTTCGGGCTACCTCGCTGGCCCCAACGACGTCTACGTGTCCATGAACATGGTCCGCAAGAACGGTCTGCGCCGCGGCGACGCGGTGACCGGTGCGGTCCGGGTGGCCAAAGAGGGCGAAGGCGGCGGTCAGAATCCGCGGCAGAAGTTCAGTCCGCTCGTCCGGTTGGACACCGTCAACGGTGGACCTGTCGAAGACGCGAAGAATCGGGACGAGTTCACCAAGCTGACCCCGCTGTACCCGAATCAGCGGCTGCGCCTGGAGACGACGTCTGAGAAGCTGACGACCCGTCTGATCGACCTGATCATGCCGATCGGCAAGGGCCAGCGCGCACTGATCGTGTCGCCGCCCAAGGCCGGCAAGACCACGATCATGCAGGACATCGCGAACGCGATCACCAAGAACAACCCGGAATGCCACCTGATGGTCGTGCTCGTCGACGAGCGTCCGGAAGAGGTCACCGACATGCAGCGCTCGGTCAAGGGTGAGGTCATCGCCTCGACCTTCGACCGCCCGCCGTCAGACCACACTCAGGCTGCCGAGCTCGCCATCGAGCGCGCCAAGCGGCTCGTCGAGCAGGGCAAGGATGTCGTCGTGCTGCTCGACTCGATCACCCGACTCGGCCGCGCATACAACAACGCGTCGCCGGCCTCGGGACGAATCCTGTCCGGTGGTGTCGACTCGACCGCGTTGTATCCGCCCAAGCGGTTCCTCGGCGCGGCCCGCAACATCGAGTTCGGTGGCTCCCTGACGATCATCGCCACCGCGATGGTGGAGACCGGCTCGACCGGTGACACCGTGATCTTCGAGGAGTTCAAGGGCACCGGCAACGCCGAGCTCAAGCTCGACCGAAAGATCGCCGAGCGACGGGTCTTCCCGGCTGTCGATGTCAACCCGTCCGGCACCCGTAAGGACGAACTGCTGCTCTCGGCCGACGAGTTCGCGGTCGTGCACAAGCTGCGCCGCGTGCTGTCGGGCCTCGACCCGCACCAGGCCATCGACCTGTTGATGAGTCAGCTGCGCAAGACCAAGAACAACTACGAGTTCCTGGTACAGGTCTCCAAGAACACGCCCGGCGGCAACGACAACGACTGA
- the thrB gene encoding homoserine kinase, with amino-acid sequence MTQTLPAGLTATAVVAASSANLGPGFDSLGLALSLYDEIVVETTESGLVVEVEGQGAGQVPLDSTHLVVRAIEHGLQSAGAKVAGLKVRCRNDIPHSRGLGSSAAAVVGGLAVVNGLVTQVGSKPLDDTELIQLASEFEGHPDNASAAVLGGAVVSWSEHEGVLPRYSAVPVQLHPDIHLFPAIPEERSSTAETRVLLPEQVSHTDARFNLSRAALLVVALTQRPDLLMEATEDVLHQPQRAAAMPRSAEYLQILRRCDVAAVLSGAGPAVIALSSQSELPAEALEYGAANGFTVSEMTVGEGVRWASGAAVRT; translated from the coding sequence GTGACGCAGACCCTGCCGGCCGGACTGACGGCCACCGCCGTCGTTGCGGCCTCCAGTGCAAACCTGGGTCCAGGGTTCGACAGCCTTGGACTCGCGTTGAGCCTGTACGACGAGATCGTCGTGGAGACCACCGAATCCGGCCTCGTGGTGGAGGTTGAGGGTCAGGGTGCCGGCCAGGTTCCGCTGGACTCCACACACCTGGTCGTGCGCGCGATCGAGCACGGGCTGCAGAGTGCAGGTGCGAAGGTGGCTGGGCTAAAGGTGCGCTGCCGCAACGATATTCCGCACTCCCGAGGACTGGGCTCATCGGCAGCGGCGGTCGTCGGAGGCCTCGCCGTCGTCAACGGCCTTGTGACGCAGGTGGGTTCGAAGCCGCTCGACGACACCGAGTTGATCCAGCTGGCCAGTGAGTTCGAGGGTCATCCGGACAACGCTTCGGCGGCTGTGCTCGGTGGGGCAGTGGTGTCGTGGTCCGAACATGAAGGTGTGCTGCCGCGCTACTCGGCGGTGCCGGTGCAGCTGCACCCCGATATCCATTTGTTCCCCGCGATCCCCGAGGAGCGCTCCTCGACGGCCGAGACGCGCGTGTTGCTTCCGGAACAGGTCAGCCACACCGATGCCCGGTTCAACCTGAGCCGAGCGGCTCTGCTGGTGGTGGCGCTGACGCAGCGGCCGGATCTGCTGATGGAGGCCACCGAGGACGTCCTACATCAACCGCAGCGGGCGGCCGCGATGCCGCGTTCGGCGGAATACCTCCAGATTCTTCGGCGTTGTGACGTGGCAGCGGTGCTATCTGGTGCTGGACCTGCGGTCATCGCATTGAGTAGCCAATCGGAATTGCCTGCAGAAGCCCTGGAATACGGCGCCGCGAACGGGTTCACCGTCAGCGAGATGACGGTTGGTGAGGGCGTCCGCTGGGCGTCGGGTGCTGCCGTCCGGACGTGA
- the thrC gene encoding threonine synthase yields the protein MSDEPLARRATGTAPSKAVHQPWPGLIAAYRDRLPVEDSWTPITLREGGTPLLPAPRLSEYTGCTVHLKVEGLNPTGSFKDRGMTMAVTEAVARGQQAVLCASTGNTSASAAAYAARAGITCAVLIPQGKIAMGKLAQAVMHGAKIIQIDGNFDDCLELARKLTADYPTVSLVNSVNPFRIEGQKTAAFEIVDALGVAPDVHSLPVGNAGNITAYWKGYTEYHRDGLTDRLPRMLGTQAAGAAPLVLGEPVSHPETIATAIRIGSPASWTTAVEAQQQSDGRFLAATDEEILAAYHLVARTEGVFVEPASAASIAGLLKSIEDGWVAKGSTVVCTVTGNGLKDPDTALKGMPVVTALPVDPSAVVEKLGLV from the coding sequence ATGAGCGATGAGCCGCTTGCGCGAAGAGCCACTGGCACGGCTCCTTCCAAGGCCGTTCATCAGCCCTGGCCCGGGTTGATCGCCGCTTATCGCGATCGGCTCCCGGTCGAGGACAGCTGGACACCGATCACGCTGCGCGAGGGCGGTACTCCGCTCCTGCCCGCACCTCGGCTGTCCGAATACACCGGCTGCACGGTGCATCTGAAGGTCGAGGGCCTCAATCCGACGGGTTCGTTCAAGGACCGCGGCATGACGATGGCGGTGACCGAGGCTGTCGCCCGCGGCCAGCAGGCCGTGCTGTGTGCGTCCACCGGCAACACCTCGGCGTCAGCCGCTGCCTATGCGGCCCGGGCGGGCATCACCTGCGCGGTGCTGATACCGCAGGGCAAGATCGCGATGGGCAAGCTCGCCCAGGCGGTCATGCACGGCGCGAAGATCATTCAGATCGACGGCAACTTCGACGACTGCCTGGAGTTGGCGCGCAAGCTCACCGCCGACTATCCGACCGTATCTCTGGTGAACTCGGTAAACCCGTTCCGCATCGAGGGGCAGAAGACCGCCGCGTTCGAGATCGTCGACGCCCTCGGCGTCGCACCCGACGTGCACTCGTTGCCGGTGGGAAACGCGGGCAACATCACCGCGTACTGGAAGGGCTACACCGAGTATCACCGCGACGGACTGACCGACCGACTGCCGCGCATGCTCGGCACTCAGGCCGCAGGTGCCGCGCCGCTCGTGCTGGGGGAGCCGGTCAGTCATCCCGAGACGATCGCCACCGCGATCCGGATCGGCTCACCCGCGTCGTGGACGACGGCGGTCGAGGCGCAGCAGCAGTCCGACGGCCGCTTCCTCGCCGCCACCGACGAGGAGATTCTTGCCGCCTATCACCTGGTGGCGCGCACCGAGGGCGTGTTCGTGGAGCCCGCCTCGGCGGCCAGCATCGCGGGACTGCTCAAGTCGATCGAGGACGGTTGGGTCGCCAAGGGATCGACCGTCGTGTGCACGGTCACGGGCAATGGGCTCAAGGACCCCGACACGGCGTTGAAAGGCATGCCGGTCGTCACTGCGCTACCGGTCGACCCGTCAGCCGTCGTCGAGAAGCTGGGTTTGGTCTAG
- a CDS encoding homoserine dehydrogenase, whose protein sequence is MSTDEKPIGVAVLGFGNVGSQVVRIIEESAKDLAARIGAPMVLRGIGVRRVADDRGVPIDLLTDDIEKLVSRDDVDIVVELMGPVEPARQAILSALEQGKSVVTANKALMAVSTGELAQAAEHAHVDLYFEAAVAGAIPVIRPLTQSLAGDTVIRVAGIVNGTTNYILSEMDSTGADYNSALADASALGYAEADPTADVEGYDAAAKAAILASIAFHTRVTADDVYREGITKVTSADFVSARALGCTIKLLAICERLTTDEGQQRVSARVYPALVPLTHPLASVNGAFNAVVVEAEAAGRLMFYGQGAGGAPTASAVMGDLVMAARNRVQGGRGPRESKYAKLPISPIGFIPTRYYVSMNVADRPGVLSSVAAEFGKREVSIAEVRQEGMVDEEGQRCGARIVVVTHQATDAALSETVEALADLDAVQGINSVLRLEGTTE, encoded by the coding sequence ATGAGCACCGACGAAAAGCCCATCGGCGTAGCGGTCTTGGGATTCGGCAACGTGGGCAGTCAGGTCGTCCGCATCATCGAGGAGAGCGCCAAGGACCTGGCCGCCCGAATCGGTGCGCCAATGGTATTGCGCGGCATCGGGGTGCGCCGAGTCGCCGACGACCGCGGCGTGCCCATCGACCTGCTCACCGACGACATCGAGAAACTGGTGTCGCGCGACGATGTCGACATCGTCGTCGAACTGATGGGGCCGGTCGAACCCGCGCGCCAGGCCATTCTGTCCGCACTGGAGCAGGGCAAGTCCGTCGTCACCGCTAACAAGGCGCTGATGGCCGTCTCCACCGGTGAACTGGCCCAGGCCGCCGAGCACGCCCACGTCGACCTGTATTTCGAGGCGGCCGTGGCCGGTGCCATCCCCGTCATCCGCCCGCTGACCCAATCGCTCGCGGGCGACACCGTGATACGGGTTGCCGGCATCGTGAACGGGACGACGAACTACATCCTCTCCGAGATGGACAGCACGGGAGCCGATTACAACTCGGCGCTGGCCGATGCGAGCGCTCTGGGATATGCAGAAGCGGACCCGACCGCCGACGTGGAGGGATACGACGCCGCCGCCAAGGCCGCGATCCTCGCCTCGATCGCATTCCACACCCGTGTCACCGCGGACGACGTGTACCGAGAAGGCATCACGAAGGTCACGTCGGCAGACTTCGTCTCGGCGCGTGCACTGGGTTGCACGATCAAACTGCTGGCGATCTGCGAGCGGCTCACCACCGACGAAGGGCAGCAGCGCGTTTCGGCTCGCGTCTATCCGGCACTGGTGCCTCTGACTCACCCCCTCGCCTCCGTCAACGGGGCCTTCAACGCGGTCGTCGTCGAGGCCGAGGCCGCGGGACGGCTGATGTTCTACGGCCAGGGTGCAGGAGGAGCGCCGACCGCATCCGCGGTGATGGGCGATCTGGTCATGGCCGCGCGCAACCGGGTGCAGGGTGGGCGAGGCCCACGCGAGTCCAAGTACGCGAAACTGCCGATCTCGCCGATCGGGTTCATCCCCACCCGGTATTACGTGAGCATGAATGTCGCCGACCGGCCCGGTGTCCTGTCCTCGGTGGCAGCCGAATTCGGCAAGCGCGAGGTCAGCATCGCCGAGGTGCGCCAAGAAGGCATGGTCGACGAGGAAGGCCAGAGGTGCGGTGCGCGCATCGTCGTCGTCACGCACCAGGCCACCGACGCCGCCCTTTCCGAAACCGTCGAGGCGCTGGCCGACCTCGATGCTGTGCAGGGCATCAACAGCGTGCTCCGACTGGAAGGAACGACTGAATGA
- the lysA gene encoding diaminopimelate decarboxylase, with the protein MIAHPAGPRHAEEIHHGGAPPRPMSAAEVLLLAPNVWPRNTVRHDDGVVSIAGVSVADIAAEFGTPTFVIDEDDFRSRCREIAGAFGGGENVRYAAKAFLCSEVARWIAEEGLSLDVATGGEMAVALHAGFPAERIALHGNNKSIEELTAAVNAGIEHVVVDSMVEIERLDEIAAAAGVVQDVLVRVTVGVEAHTHEFISTAHEDQKFGLSLASGAALAAVRRVFATDHLRLVGLHSHIGSQIFDVAGFEIAAHRVIGLLRDVVAEFGVEKTSQMSIVDLGGGLGISYLPQDDPPPVADLAGKLSAIVRDESAAVGLPTPKLVVEPGRAIAGPGTITLYRVGTVKDVAVASDRYRRYVSVDGGMSDNIRTSLYGAEYDVRLVSRASEGSSTLGRVVGKHCESGDIVVRDTWVPDDIRPGDLLGVAATGAYCYSMSSRYNLLGRPAVVAVRDGQARLILRRETIDDLLSLEVR; encoded by the coding sequence GTGATTGCGCATCCGGCCGGTCCCCGGCACGCCGAAGAGATCCACCACGGTGGCGCGCCGCCGCGTCCGATGTCTGCGGCCGAGGTGTTGCTGCTCGCGCCGAACGTCTGGCCGCGCAACACGGTTCGCCACGACGACGGTGTGGTGTCGATCGCCGGAGTATCGGTCGCCGATATCGCCGCCGAGTTCGGCACCCCGACGTTCGTGATCGACGAGGACGACTTCCGGTCGCGCTGCCGCGAGATCGCCGGCGCGTTCGGCGGCGGGGAGAACGTGCGTTACGCGGCGAAGGCGTTCTTGTGCTCCGAGGTCGCCCGGTGGATCGCCGAAGAGGGGCTGTCCCTGGATGTCGCGACGGGTGGCGAGATGGCCGTCGCACTGCACGCGGGCTTTCCCGCCGAGCGGATTGCGTTGCACGGCAACAACAAATCGATCGAAGAACTGACCGCTGCCGTCAACGCCGGCATCGAACACGTGGTCGTCGACTCGATGGTCGAGATCGAGCGCCTGGACGAGATCGCTGCAGCGGCGGGTGTCGTCCAGGACGTGCTGGTGCGCGTTACCGTCGGCGTCGAGGCGCACACCCACGAGTTCATCTCGACCGCCCATGAAGACCAGAAGTTCGGGCTGTCGCTGGCCAGTGGTGCGGCCCTGGCCGCCGTGCGTCGTGTCTTCGCCACCGACCATCTGCGTCTGGTGGGCCTGCACAGCCACATTGGATCGCAGATCTTCGATGTGGCGGGTTTCGAAATCGCCGCGCACCGTGTGATCGGCCTGCTGCGCGACGTGGTCGCCGAGTTCGGTGTCGAGAAGACATCGCAGATGTCGATCGTCGACCTCGGCGGTGGACTCGGTATTTCGTATCTGCCGCAGGATGATCCGCCACCGGTCGCCGATCTGGCCGGCAAACTGAGCGCCATTGTCCGCGACGAGTCGGCGGCGGTCGGGCTTCCCACCCCCAAGCTGGTGGTCGAGCCTGGTCGCGCGATAGCCGGACCCGGCACCATCACGCTCTATCGGGTTGGCACCGTCAAGGATGTGGCCGTCGCATCCGACAGGTATCGCCGGTACGTCAGCGTCGACGGCGGTATGAGCGACAACATCCGCACATCGTTGTACGGCGCGGAATACGACGTCCGCCTGGTCTCCAGGGCCAGCGAAGGGTCCTCGACACTTGGACGTGTCGTCGGAAAGCACTGCGAGAGCGGCGATATCGTGGTTCGTGATACTTGGGTGCCCGACGATATCAGGCCGGGCGATCTGCTGGGCGTCGCTGCCACGGGCGCCTACTGCTACTCCATGTCGAGCCGTTACAACCTCCTTGGCCGCCCTGCGGTCGTAGCCGTTCGCGATGGGCAAGCCCGCCTGATTCTGCGTCGGGAGACGATCGACGATCTACTCAGTCTGGAAGTGAGGTAG
- the argS gene encoding arginine--tRNA ligase → MTPADLAELLKTTAAAVLSEHGLDPAALPATVTVERPRNPDHGDYATNLALQVGKKVGVNPRDLAGWLAAALTRAHGIAAADVAGPGFVNLRLDASAQNVIVANVIDAGEAYGHSDVLNESVNLEFVSANPTGPIHIGGTRWAAVGDALGRLLSTQGSRVVREYYFNDHGAQIDRFTNSLIAAANGEPAPEDGYAGDYIKDIAAQVLAKDPDVLGLPDNEMRETFRAIGVDLMFTHIKASLHQFGTDFDVYTHEDSMHTSGRVEQAITKLREAGKVYEKDGAVWLRTTDFGDDKDRVVIKSDGTPAYVAADIAYYLDKRERGFDLCIYMLGADHHGYIARLKAIASSLGEDPATVEVLIGQMVNLVRDGQPVRMSKRAGTVITLDDLVDAIGVDAARYSLIRSSVDSPIDIDLALWSSASSENPVYYVQYAHARLSALARNAAELGLAASTEHLELLTHEKEGVLIRNIGEFPRVLKTAAELREPHRVSRYLEELAGDYHRFYDSCRVLPQGDEAPNDLHSARLALCNATRQVIANGLAILGVSAPERM, encoded by the coding sequence GTGACCCCCGCCGACCTGGCAGAGCTGCTCAAGACCACCGCGGCCGCGGTGCTCTCCGAGCACGGCCTCGACCCCGCAGCGTTACCCGCCACGGTCACCGTCGAGCGCCCGCGTAACCCCGACCACGGCGACTACGCCACGAACCTGGCGCTGCAGGTAGGCAAAAAGGTCGGCGTGAACCCGCGCGACCTGGCCGGCTGGCTCGCCGCCGCGCTGACGAGGGCCCACGGTATCGCCGCCGCCGACGTTGCGGGCCCGGGCTTCGTCAATCTGCGCCTCGACGCCTCCGCCCAGAACGTGATCGTCGCGAACGTGATCGACGCCGGCGAGGCCTATGGTCACTCGGACGTGCTCAACGAGAGCGTCAACCTCGAGTTCGTCTCGGCGAATCCCACCGGCCCCATCCACATCGGCGGCACCCGCTGGGCCGCCGTGGGCGACGCGCTGGGTCGGCTGCTTTCGACGCAGGGCTCGCGTGTCGTTCGCGAGTACTACTTCAACGACCACGGCGCCCAGATCGACCGGTTCACCAACTCGTTGATCGCGGCGGCCAACGGCGAGCCGGCACCCGAGGACGGCTATGCCGGCGACTACATCAAAGACATTGCCGCCCAGGTGCTTGCCAAGGACCCCGATGTGCTCGGGTTGCCCGACAACGAGATGCGCGAGACGTTCCGCGCCATCGGCGTCGACCTGATGTTCACCCATATCAAGGCCTCGCTGCACCAGTTCGGCACCGACTTCGACGTCTACACCCACGAAGACTCGATGCATACCTCCGGCCGGGTCGAGCAGGCGATCACCAAGCTGCGCGAGGCCGGCAAGGTCTACGAGAAGGATGGCGCAGTCTGGCTGCGCACCACCGACTTCGGTGACGACAAGGACCGCGTCGTCATCAAGAGCGACGGCACGCCCGCGTACGTCGCCGCCGACATCGCCTACTACCTGGACAAGCGTGAACGCGGATTCGACCTCTGCATCTACATGCTCGGCGCCGACCATCACGGCTACATCGCCCGCCTCAAGGCGATCGCGTCGTCCCTCGGTGAGGATCCCGCCACCGTCGAGGTGCTGATCGGCCAGATGGTCAACCTGGTTCGCGACGGCCAGCCGGTGCGGATGAGTAAGCGCGCGGGCACAGTGATCACGCTCGACGACCTCGTCGACGCGATCGGTGTCGACGCGGCCCGGTACTCGCTCATCCGGTCCTCGGTTGACAGCCCCATCGACATCGACCTTGCCTTGTGGTCATCGGCGTCCAGCGAAAACCCGGTCTACTACGTGCAATACGCGCACGCCCGGCTCTCGGCCCTGGCGCGCAACGCCGCCGAGTTGGGGCTGGCCGCAAGCACCGAGCACCTCGAGCTCCTGACGCACGAGAAGGAGGGCGTGCTGATCCGCAACATCGGCGAGTTCCCCCGCGTGCTGAAGACCGCCGCGGAACTGCGGGAACCGCACCGCGTTTCCCGCTACCTCGAAGAACTGGCCGGTGATTACCACCGGTTCTACGATTCGTGCCGCGTGCTGCCGCAGGGTGACGAAGCCCCGAATGACCTGCATTCCGCACGTCTGGCACTGTGCAATGCGACCCGCCAGGTCATCGCCAACGGTCTTGCCATCCTCGGTGTATCCGCTCCGGAGCGGATGTGA
- a CDS encoding DUF4232 domain-containing protein: protein MVSRFSGWAACLSAVSVVAFAAAANTTASAAPWCATDDLVLSTGALTTTEYVNQDQLELLLTNISQQSCTLQGYPGVDLVGPDVPTWGPVFSLARQSGDPQPFTLEPGASATSILTIGEPSLPEDYWLPTTLVVTPPDATTQLQIPWIPSTAVQRQDGATSPATYIGPLQPSN, encoded by the coding sequence ATGGTTTCGAGATTCTCCGGATGGGCGGCCTGCCTGTCTGCCGTGTCTGTCGTCGCCTTTGCCGCTGCAGCGAATACGACGGCTTCCGCCGCGCCATGGTGCGCTACCGACGACTTGGTCCTGAGCACCGGAGCGCTCACCACGACCGAATACGTCAACCAGGATCAGCTCGAACTACTTTTGACGAACATCTCTCAACAGTCATGCACACTGCAGGGCTACCCCGGAGTGGACCTCGTCGGTCCCGACGTCCCAACGTGGGGGCCGGTGTTCAGCCTGGCGCGTCAGAGCGGCGATCCGCAGCCTTTCACCCTCGAACCCGGTGCGTCCGCCACCAGTATCCTGACCATCGGCGAGCCCTCGCTCCCCGAAGACTATTGGCTACCGACCACCCTTGTGGTGACCCCGCCAGACGCCACAACGCAGCTGCAGATCCCGTGGATTCCCAGTACCGCTGTTCAGCGGCAGGACGGCGCGACTTCCCCGGCGACATACATTGGGCCCCTGCAGCCGTCGAACTGA
- a CDS encoding GIY-YIG nuclease family protein, translating into MAESMAAKRNANAVAKFLAAQRYTRDEVFADPCPVPGEAGAHGWWFRDIPGDIDISGCEQRDGWTLLYVGISSGPPRAGGKPHIPQDLRKRIRYHFGAGNASADGSTLRKSLGVLLGDQLDFALRRIGSGKRQTFAGGEAVLTQWMAENAAVSWVLHPEPWHLEAKLIKALDLPLNFQDNDRNSFAPELKRLRRAAAVKAAKMRVLAEWS; encoded by the coding sequence ATGGCTGAGTCGATGGCCGCGAAGCGGAACGCAAACGCTGTCGCGAAATTCCTTGCGGCTCAGCGGTATACGCGTGACGAAGTATTCGCCGATCCATGTCCGGTGCCCGGCGAAGCAGGTGCCCACGGATGGTGGTTCCGCGATATCCCGGGTGACATCGATATCTCGGGCTGCGAGCAGCGCGACGGCTGGACCCTGCTCTACGTCGGAATCAGCTCCGGTCCACCGCGGGCGGGCGGCAAGCCGCACATCCCGCAGGATCTTCGCAAACGCATCCGGTATCACTTCGGTGCCGGCAATGCGAGCGCGGACGGCTCCACGCTGCGCAAGTCTCTTGGGGTTCTGCTCGGCGACCAGCTCGACTTCGCGCTACGCCGGATCGGTTCGGGAAAGCGACAGACCTTCGCAGGCGGCGAAGCAGTCCTGACCCAGTGGATGGCCGAGAATGCCGCGGTGTCCTGGGTGCTGCACCCAGAGCCGTGGCACCTGGAGGCCAAGCTGATCAAAGCGCTGGACCTACCGCTGAACTTTCAGGACAACGATCGCAACAGTTTTGCGCCGGAACTCAAGCGCTTACGACGGGCCGCCGCGGTGAAGGCGGCCAAGATGCGTGTCCTCGCGGAGTGGTCATAG
- a CDS encoding DUF732 domain-containing protein, with protein sequence MKHSLKIAGSVAAGLSAAALMCAPLASASPEDAFVGALTEQGVTWPGATPENMVAAGKGVCQDWAAGATFEQEVGSLTDNLSPDDAAFLIGAATGAFCPEYESKVS encoded by the coding sequence ATGAAGCATTCCCTGAAGATCGCCGGTTCGGTAGCTGCCGGCTTATCTGCGGCCGCCTTGATGTGCGCGCCGCTGGCGTCCGCTAGTCCCGAAGACGCCTTCGTCGGGGCACTCACCGAGCAGGGTGTCACCTGGCCAGGTGCCACCCCGGAAAACATGGTCGCCGCGGGCAAGGGGGTCTGCCAGGACTGGGCGGCTGGAGCCACCTTTGAGCAAGAGGTGGGCTCGCTGACCGACAATCTCAGCCCTGATGACGCCGCGTTCCTCATCGGAGCGGCGACGGGTGCGTTTTGCCCGGAGTACGAGTCGAAGGTGAGCTGA